The Helicoverpa armigera isolate CAAS_96S chromosome 18, ASM3070526v1, whole genome shotgun sequence genome has a window encoding:
- the LOC110373220 gene encoding pre-mRNA-splicing factor Syf2, whose amino-acid sequence MSATTEESTSAPKEMTFAEKQAERLKRLRSLHTARNEARTHNHQEVVAEEARNKLPPNYEAKKRQAEWLLDDQAKREEAEKSGKDYDRVKLLNISAAEAERLERKKKKKNPDEGFSTYEQATIRQYNRLVKNMPPTDMEQYEKQKQKYGDAFYGGPNVIIHGMHEDRREAVDKMVDDLEGQIAKRARYSRRRTHNDDADIDYINERNAKFNKKLERFYGEHTAEIKQNLERGTAI is encoded by the coding sequence ATGAGTGCCACAACAGAAGAATCGACATCAGCACCTAAAGAGATGACGTTCGCTGAGAAACAAGCTGAACGCTTGAAGAGGCTGAGATCTTTGCACACAGCCAGAAACGAAGCAAGGACGCACAACCATCAGGAGGTAGTCGCTGAAGAGGCCAGAAATAAATTACCACCTAACTACGAAGCGAAAAAGCGACAAGCTGAATGGCTGCTCGACGACCAAGCAAAACGCGAGGAGGCGGAGAAATCGGGTAAAGATTACGACAGAGTGAAATTACTCAACATATCAGCAGCAGAGGCTGAACGATTGGAAcgtaagaagaagaaaaagaaccCCGACGAAGGTTTCTCAACTTACGAACAAGCTACCATTAGACAGTACAATAGACTAGTCAAAAACATGCCACCGACAGACATGGAACAATATGAGAAACAGAAACAAAAGTATGGTGATGCTTTCTATGGTGGGCCTAATGTCATTATTCATGGTATGCATGAGGACAGAAGAGAAGCGGTGGACAAAATGGTGGATGACTTGGAAGGGCAGATTGCCAAGAGAGCACGCTACTCGAGAAGACGTACACACAATGATGATGCAGATATTGACTACATTAACGAGAGGAATGCCAAGTTCAACAAGAAACTTGAGAGATTCTATGGAGAACACACAGCTGAGATCAAACAGAATCTGGAGCGTGGTACTGCCATTTAA
- the LOC110373219 gene encoding uncharacterized protein LOC110373219 isoform X2: MSAPSESAASPAPCACTNISLMQLFHELKQKFPGVPDHVVSNTIELYCHDKQACEKHLHSEVKASLTHAYHASSSAAARQLNELRLNLPIKCRNQPIVKHEAVKSTALKSVTCDGPQQAILSTVTDAPEQPKVNTDANQNIVETKNEETIRNNNNVSPVTVINIDNCYAKYSAESPSDLELTNENLKEEKVIPPQEEKVLSPKEEQKDLEQPESTNYKILKSHKIKNNLHERLEKGKEKKTIKKEEPQPKPVSPQEKPKRPNTLDFIKPNPDIAFKQTLKEPEADTCRTVSPAPSVIKTEPVKESKTNTFRPERGYPLNLSVNVNCHMDLSRAYGDHWLEDYDSPRAITSVNLTVCTPTSNMASPVRDTREDDGGFEGHVTVTVSPSTARPPRRRAPPPPAHPSRIDSPRPTRAAPEPPGSVTVDRALIERQKERLERLAMALAQEKGRLTQLTKETRILAGPPPTMSATQRLRDDVERLRNQCGTLAKRLEMTGHEPDDAGNFYSNIYTGQRPSSSWQCHMCTFRNHPLLDKCEECDMPRIFVVRAADGITVRLMPGRRSKNNTFVGLMRCGRGSDGRTF; this comes from the exons ATGTCTGCCCCCTCTGAGAGCGCAGCGAGCCCTGCACCGTGCGCATGCACTAATATATCGCTTATGCAATTGTTTCATGAGCTCAAACAGAAATTTCCCGGAGTACCTGATCATGTTGTGTCGAACACGATCGAACTGTACTGTCACGATAAGCAAGCCTGCGAGAAGCACCTCCACAGTGAAGTCAAGGCCTCCCTAACGCACGCCTACCATGCCTCCTCGTCGGCAGCCGCGCGCCAGCTCAATGAACTCAGGCTCAACCTGCCAATCAAGTGCCGCAACCAGCCCATAGTGAAGCATGAAGCTGTCAAGTCCACAGCACTCAAATCTGTCACTTGCGATGGGCCCCAGCAAGCAATACTGAGCACTGTTACTGATGCACCTGAACAGCCGAAGGTGAACACTGATGCCAACCAAAATATTGTTGAGACAAAAAATGAGGAAACAATTAGGAATAACAACAACGTGTCTCCAGTCACTGTAATAAACATTGATAACTGCTATGCTAAATACAGTGCGGAGTCTCCTAGCGACTTGGAACTAACTAACGAGAACTTGAAAGAAGAGAAAGTAATACCACCGCAAGAAGAGAAGGTTCTTTCTCCAAAAGAGGAACAAAAAGATCTAGAACAACCAGAAAGTACTAACTACAAGAttttaaaaagtcataaaatcaaaaacaactTACATGAAAGATTAGAAAAGgggaaagaaaagaaaacaatcaaaaaagAGGAACCGCAACCTAAACCAGTAAGCCCACAGGAGAAGCCCAAACGGCCCAACACATTAGATTTCATTAAGCCGAATCCAGATATTGCATTTAAACAGACATTAAAAGAACCAGAAGCTGATACTTGTAGGACTGTGTCACCCGCACCATCTGTGATCAAAACTGAGCCTGTAAAAGAGAGCAAAACAAATACATTCAGGCCAGAGAGGGGATATCCCCTAAACTTGTCAGTTAATGTCAATTGTCATATGGACTTGAGCCGTGCTTATGGTGATCATTGGTTAGAAGATTATGATAGTCCGAGGGCTATAACATCTGTGAATTTAACTGTTTGTACGCCAACTTCGAATATGGCTAGTCCTGTGAGAGACACGCGGGAGGATGATGGGGGTTTTGAGGGCCACGTGACGGTGACGGTGAGCCCTAGCACGGCGCGTCCGCCGCGGCGTAGGGCGCCGCCACCGCCCGCGCACCCCTCGCGGATCGACTCGCCCAGGCCTACCAGAGCTGCGCCTGAACCGCCTGGATCAGTTACTGTTG ATCGTGCCTTGATCGAGCGCCAGAAAGAAAGGCTAGAACGCCTAGCAATGGCGCTAGCACAAGAGAAGGGCCGACTAACGCAGCTGACCAAGGAGACGCGGATCCTGGCTGGACCCCCTCCCACCATGTCGGCGACGCAGCGGCTAAGGGACGACGTGGAAAGGCTGCGAAACCAGTGCGGTACCCTCGCCAAACGGCTGGAGATGACTGGCCACG AACCGGACGACGCCGGGAACTTCTACAGCAACATCTACACGGGCCAGCGGCCCTCGTCCTCCTGGCAGTGCCATATGTGCACGTTCAGGAACCACCCGCTCCTCGACAAATGCGAGGAGTGCGACATGCCGCGGATATTCGTAG tTCGGGCAGCTGACGGAATAACTGTTCGCCTAATGCCAGGTCGGCGGAGTAa AAATAACACGTTCGTGGGTCTTATGAGATGCGGTCGAGGTTCGGATGGTCGTACGTTTTGA
- the LOC110373219 gene encoding uncharacterized protein LOC110373219 isoform X3 yields the protein MSAPSESAASPAPCACTNISLMQLFHELKQKFPGVPDHVVSNTIELYCHDKQACEKHLHSEVKASLTHAYHASSSAAARQLNELRLNLPIKCRNQPIVKHEAVKSTALKSVTCDGPQQAILSTVTDAPEQPKVNTDANQNIVETKNEETIRNNNNVSPVTVINIDNCYAKYSAESPSDLELTNENLKEEKVIPPQEEKVLSPKEEQKDLEQPESTNYKILKSHKIKNNLHERLEKGKEKKTIKKEEPQPKPVSPQEKPKRPNTLDFIKPNPDIAFKQTLKEPEADTCRTVSPAPSVIKTEPVKESKTNTFRPERGYPLNLSVNVNCHMDLSRAYGDHWLEDYDSPRAITSVNLTVCTPTSNMASPVRDTREDDGGFEGHVTVTVSPSTARPPRRRAPPPPAHPSRIDSPRPTRAAPEPPGSVTVDRALIERQKERLERLAMALAQEKGRLTQLTKETRILAGPPPTMSATQRLRDDVERLRNQCGTLAKRLEMTGHEPDDAGNFYSNIYTGQRPSSSWQCHMCTFRNHPLLDKCEECDMPRIFVVRAADGITVRLMPGRRKITRSWVL from the exons ATGTCTGCCCCCTCTGAGAGCGCAGCGAGCCCTGCACCGTGCGCATGCACTAATATATCGCTTATGCAATTGTTTCATGAGCTCAAACAGAAATTTCCCGGAGTACCTGATCATGTTGTGTCGAACACGATCGAACTGTACTGTCACGATAAGCAAGCCTGCGAGAAGCACCTCCACAGTGAAGTCAAGGCCTCCCTAACGCACGCCTACCATGCCTCCTCGTCGGCAGCCGCGCGCCAGCTCAATGAACTCAGGCTCAACCTGCCAATCAAGTGCCGCAACCAGCCCATAGTGAAGCATGAAGCTGTCAAGTCCACAGCACTCAAATCTGTCACTTGCGATGGGCCCCAGCAAGCAATACTGAGCACTGTTACTGATGCACCTGAACAGCCGAAGGTGAACACTGATGCCAACCAAAATATTGTTGAGACAAAAAATGAGGAAACAATTAGGAATAACAACAACGTGTCTCCAGTCACTGTAATAAACATTGATAACTGCTATGCTAAATACAGTGCGGAGTCTCCTAGCGACTTGGAACTAACTAACGAGAACTTGAAAGAAGAGAAAGTAATACCACCGCAAGAAGAGAAGGTTCTTTCTCCAAAAGAGGAACAAAAAGATCTAGAACAACCAGAAAGTACTAACTACAAGAttttaaaaagtcataaaatcaaaaacaactTACATGAAAGATTAGAAAAGgggaaagaaaagaaaacaatcaaaaaagAGGAACCGCAACCTAAACCAGTAAGCCCACAGGAGAAGCCCAAACGGCCCAACACATTAGATTTCATTAAGCCGAATCCAGATATTGCATTTAAACAGACATTAAAAGAACCAGAAGCTGATACTTGTAGGACTGTGTCACCCGCACCATCTGTGATCAAAACTGAGCCTGTAAAAGAGAGCAAAACAAATACATTCAGGCCAGAGAGGGGATATCCCCTAAACTTGTCAGTTAATGTCAATTGTCATATGGACTTGAGCCGTGCTTATGGTGATCATTGGTTAGAAGATTATGATAGTCCGAGGGCTATAACATCTGTGAATTTAACTGTTTGTACGCCAACTTCGAATATGGCTAGTCCTGTGAGAGACACGCGGGAGGATGATGGGGGTTTTGAGGGCCACGTGACGGTGACGGTGAGCCCTAGCACGGCGCGTCCGCCGCGGCGTAGGGCGCCGCCACCGCCCGCGCACCCCTCGCGGATCGACTCGCCCAGGCCTACCAGAGCTGCGCCTGAACCGCCTGGATCAGTTACTGTTG ATCGTGCCTTGATCGAGCGCCAGAAAGAAAGGCTAGAACGCCTAGCAATGGCGCTAGCACAAGAGAAGGGCCGACTAACGCAGCTGACCAAGGAGACGCGGATCCTGGCTGGACCCCCTCCCACCATGTCGGCGACGCAGCGGCTAAGGGACGACGTGGAAAGGCTGCGAAACCAGTGCGGTACCCTCGCCAAACGGCTGGAGATGACTGGCCACG AACCGGACGACGCCGGGAACTTCTACAGCAACATCTACACGGGCCAGCGGCCCTCGTCCTCCTGGCAGTGCCATATGTGCACGTTCAGGAACCACCCGCTCCTCGACAAATGCGAGGAGTGCGACATGCCGCGGATATTCGTAG tTCGGGCAGCTGACGGAATAACTGTTCGCCTAATGCCAGGTCGGCGGA AAATAACACGTTCGTGGGTCTTATGA
- the LOC110373219 gene encoding uncharacterized protein LOC110373219 isoform X1, which translates to MSAPSESAASPAPCACTNISLMQLFHELKQKFPGVPDHVVSNTIELYCHDKQACEKHLHSEVKASLTHAYHASSSAAARQLNELRLNLPIKCRNQPIVKHEAVKSTALKSVTCDGPQQAILSTVTDAPEQPKVNTDANQNIVETKNEETIRNNNNVSPVTVINIDNCYAKYSAESPSDLELTNENLKEEKVIPPQEEKVLSPKEEQKDLEQPESTNYKILKSHKIKNNLHERLEKGKEKKTIKKEEPQPKPVSPQEKPKRPNTLDFIKPNPDIAFKQTLKEPEADTCRTVSPAPSVIKTEPVKESKTNTFRPERGYPLNLSVNVNCHMDLSRAYGDHWLEDYDSPRAITSVNLTVCTPTSNMASPVRDTREDDGGFEGHVTVTVSPSTARPPRRRAPPPPAHPSRIDSPRPTRAAPEPPGSVTVDRALIERQKERLERLAMALAQEKGRLTQLTKETRILAGPPPTMSATQRLRDDVERLRNQCGTLAKRLEMTGHEPDDAGNFYSNIYTGQRPSSSWQCHMCTFRNHPLLDKCEECDMPRIFVGTSPPRTHDSGFGSFRDRNRRGTLSIEELPVSLTRTQSA; encoded by the exons ATGTCTGCCCCCTCTGAGAGCGCAGCGAGCCCTGCACCGTGCGCATGCACTAATATATCGCTTATGCAATTGTTTCATGAGCTCAAACAGAAATTTCCCGGAGTACCTGATCATGTTGTGTCGAACACGATCGAACTGTACTGTCACGATAAGCAAGCCTGCGAGAAGCACCTCCACAGTGAAGTCAAGGCCTCCCTAACGCACGCCTACCATGCCTCCTCGTCGGCAGCCGCGCGCCAGCTCAATGAACTCAGGCTCAACCTGCCAATCAAGTGCCGCAACCAGCCCATAGTGAAGCATGAAGCTGTCAAGTCCACAGCACTCAAATCTGTCACTTGCGATGGGCCCCAGCAAGCAATACTGAGCACTGTTACTGATGCACCTGAACAGCCGAAGGTGAACACTGATGCCAACCAAAATATTGTTGAGACAAAAAATGAGGAAACAATTAGGAATAACAACAACGTGTCTCCAGTCACTGTAATAAACATTGATAACTGCTATGCTAAATACAGTGCGGAGTCTCCTAGCGACTTGGAACTAACTAACGAGAACTTGAAAGAAGAGAAAGTAATACCACCGCAAGAAGAGAAGGTTCTTTCTCCAAAAGAGGAACAAAAAGATCTAGAACAACCAGAAAGTACTAACTACAAGAttttaaaaagtcataaaatcaaaaacaactTACATGAAAGATTAGAAAAGgggaaagaaaagaaaacaatcaaaaaagAGGAACCGCAACCTAAACCAGTAAGCCCACAGGAGAAGCCCAAACGGCCCAACACATTAGATTTCATTAAGCCGAATCCAGATATTGCATTTAAACAGACATTAAAAGAACCAGAAGCTGATACTTGTAGGACTGTGTCACCCGCACCATCTGTGATCAAAACTGAGCCTGTAAAAGAGAGCAAAACAAATACATTCAGGCCAGAGAGGGGATATCCCCTAAACTTGTCAGTTAATGTCAATTGTCATATGGACTTGAGCCGTGCTTATGGTGATCATTGGTTAGAAGATTATGATAGTCCGAGGGCTATAACATCTGTGAATTTAACTGTTTGTACGCCAACTTCGAATATGGCTAGTCCTGTGAGAGACACGCGGGAGGATGATGGGGGTTTTGAGGGCCACGTGACGGTGACGGTGAGCCCTAGCACGGCGCGTCCGCCGCGGCGTAGGGCGCCGCCACCGCCCGCGCACCCCTCGCGGATCGACTCGCCCAGGCCTACCAGAGCTGCGCCTGAACCGCCTGGATCAGTTACTGTTG ATCGTGCCTTGATCGAGCGCCAGAAAGAAAGGCTAGAACGCCTAGCAATGGCGCTAGCACAAGAGAAGGGCCGACTAACGCAGCTGACCAAGGAGACGCGGATCCTGGCTGGACCCCCTCCCACCATGTCGGCGACGCAGCGGCTAAGGGACGACGTGGAAAGGCTGCGAAACCAGTGCGGTACCCTCGCCAAACGGCTGGAGATGACTGGCCACG AACCGGACGACGCCGGGAACTTCTACAGCAACATCTACACGGGCCAGCGGCCCTCGTCCTCCTGGCAGTGCCATATGTGCACGTTCAGGAACCACCCGCTCCTCGACAAATGCGAGGAGTGCGACATGCCGCGGATATTCGTAGGTACGTCCCCCCCTAGGACTCACGACTCGGGCTTCGGCTCCTTCAGGGACAGAAACCGGAGAGGCACCCTCTCGATTGAAGAACTCCCCGTGTCACTAACACGGACTCAATCAGCCTAG
- the LOC110373244 gene encoding ragulator complex protein LAMTOR3 homolog has product MVDDLRKYLNHLLEKVNGLHCILITDRDGVPLVRAVTERAPQLALRPNFISTFGMATDQASKLGLGRNKTIISMYSSYQVIQMNKLPLVITFIGSDNCNTGHILSLESQIEPFLKDLAAVVADAP; this is encoded by the exons ATGGTTGACGACCTGAGGAAGTATCTAAACCACTTGCTGGAGAA GGTAAATGGGCTGCACTGTATACTTATTACTGACCGTGATGGCGTGCCTTTGGTTCGGGCAGTAACGGAGAGGGCCCCTCAGCTAGCATTAAGGCCTAACTTTATATCCACATTCGGTATGGCGACTGATCAGGCGAGCAAACTTGGCCTAGGAAGGAACAAAACCATAATATCTATGTATTCTAGTTATCAG GTGATACAAATGAACAAACTACCATTAGTAATCACATTTATTGGTAGCGACAACTGTAATACTGGCCACATATTGTCTCTGGAAAGTCAAATAGAGCCATTCTTAAAGGACTTAGCAGCTGTGGTGGCAGATGCACCTTGA
- the LOC110373212 gene encoding glyoxylate reductase/hydroxypyruvate reductase, translating to MIVHNVGVVVALVGVLLPVSCVAHSTMTKNLKVLVSSKDFPPAGLKVLQEHFTVVQTKYLNFGEEGRTLAKDDLLKLIPGSSALIWSSNLAISKELLDKAGPQLKLVATVSAGYNHCNLDELRARGIKLSNTPNVLSSAVAEIAIGLMLGAARRFTENLAQVHRGEWEIGFDKVLGQDIRGSTVGIVGLGGIGQAVVRRLAGFEVAKFLYTGHREKPEGKELGAEFVNLDTLLTQSDFIVLAVPLTNETKHMINKDTLGKMKSNAIVINVGRGDLVDQEALYDALKNKQIYAAGLDVTTPEPLPRDHKLLTLPNLFVLPHIGSATVRTRSDMGVLAANNVVNALTGKALITPVNL from the exons aTGATTGTACATAATGTAGGAGTTGTAGTGGCGTTAGTCGGTGTCTTGTTGCCGGTAAGCTGTGTTGCACATAGCACAATGACGAAAAATCTAAAGGTTTTGGTGTCGTCCAAAGATTTTCCGCCAGCGGGACTGAAAGTATTACAGgaaca CTTTACAGTAGTCCAAACAAAATACCTGAACTTCGGTGAGGAGGGTCGTACTCTTGCCAAAGATGACCTCTTGAAGCTCATCCCAGGGTCCTCTGCCCTCATATGGAGTTCCAACCTTGCTATCAGCAAGGAGTTGCTGGATAAGGCTG GTCCTCAACTGAAGTTGGTAGCAACAGTCTCAGCAGGCTACAACCACTGCAACTTGGATGAGCTAAGAGCGAGAGGCATCAAGCTCTCTAACACTCCCAATGTGCTGTCATCAGCTGTCGCCGAAATCGCTATCGGTCTCATGCTTGGCGCCGCTAGGCGGTTCACTGAAAACCTGGCTCAGGTTCACAG GGGCGAATGGGAGATCGGTTTCGACAAGGTCCTCGGTCAGGACATCCGAGGCAGCACTGTGGGTATCGTTGGATTGGGAGGAATCGGACAGGCAGTGGTCAGGCGCCTCGCTGGATTCGAGGTTGCCAAGTTCCTGTACACTGGCCACAGGGAGAAGCCTGAAG GCAAGGAGTTGGGTGCGGAATTCGTAAACCTAGACACACTGTTGACGCAAAGCGACTTCATAGTGCTGGCGGTTCCACTGACCAACGAGACCAAACACATGATCAACAAAGACACCCTGGGGAAGATGAAGAGCAATGCTATCGTCATCAATGTTGGACGTGGAG ACCTAGTCGACCAGGAAGCCTTGTATGACGCGCTGAAGAACAAGCAGATTTACGCGGCTGGACTTGACGTGACTACCCCGGAGCCTCTGCCCAGAGACCACAAGCTGCTCACATTACCTAATCTAT TCGTGCTCCCGCACATCGGTAGCGCTACCGTGCGCACACGCAGCGACATGGGCGTGCTAGCCGCCAACAACGTGGTGAACGCCCTCACAGGAAAAGCGCTCATCACACCCGTCAACCTCTGA